Proteins from one Aquila chrysaetos chrysaetos chromosome 5, bAquChr1.4, whole genome shotgun sequence genomic window:
- the PCLAF gene encoding PCNA-associated factor — translation MVRTKAESGGAYRKVLAARAPRKVLGSSSINAGPSPVAKRGEGRRVGGNPVCVRPVPAWQRGIGEFLRLPQKENRAPGGEAAGSSGLGPAATKARPLPPDPAEDGESSEEE, via the exons ATGGTGCGGACCAAGGCGGAGAGCGGCGGGGCTTACCGCAAAG TGCTGGCCGCCCGGGCTCCCCGGAAggtgctgggctccagcagcaTCAACGCGGGACCGTCGCCGGTGGCCAAGAGAG GCGAGGGCCGCCGTGTGGGGGGGAACCCGGTGTGCGTGAGGCCCGTCCCCGCCTGGCAGAGGGGCATCGGCGAGTTCCTGCGGCTGCCGCAGAAGGAGAACCGGGCGCCCGGCGGAGAGGCGGCGGGGAGCAGCGGCCTGGGGCCGGCCGCCACAAA AGCTCGCCCCCTGCCACCAGATCCTGCAGAAGATGGCGAGTCCTCTGAAGAAGAGTAA